The genomic region AAGTATTGAATTAGGATTAATCTTATAAACTTCATTAAAAATTTCAATTAAAAATTTATGATTTTTAGGATAAGTAAATGTCCCTACATGTCCTATTACAAATTTCCCATTTAACTTTAAAGCTTTTCTTATTTTTTTTCTTTTTTTCTCATTAAAAATATATTTTTCAACTTCTATCCCATTTTTTATAAGTTTATAATTTTTATTATTTAATATTTTTTTTCCAAACAACCATTTTCCTGCTTCATTAGAACAAGCAAAGAAATAATCTCCTATATATCTTATGGGAAGTTGCATAATATTTTTAGCTATTTGTTCTAAGCTATTCCCTCTAGAAGCAGTGCTATGGCTATGAGCTATTGTTATTCTTCCATATTTTTTAGCTATTTTTAAATATATGGCAGCTATACTTCTTATATGACCATGAATTATTTTATGCTCTTTATGATTTTTAAAAAAATTATTCCATTCTTTTTTATAAATAAAATGATTTTTCCCTTTATATCTTGATACCCTATATATTCTTCCTCCTAAAGCTAACACCTCATCTTCATAATCACATTTTTCATTCGTATGGATCATGAAATCAAATTGAATTTTTGATCTATCAATATTCCTATATATATTCATTACAAGAGTTTCAGCTCCACCTATATTTAAGGTTGCTAAAACCTGTAATATTCTTATTGGCTTATTCATATTTATTTCCTTTTAATAATTTTATTTTCTATAATACATCACATACCAATCTGTAAATTTTTGTAATCCTTCTTCTATACTTGTTTTTGGTTTAAATCCTATTTCATTTTGCAATTTATCTGTCGATGCATAGGTTTTTGGAACGTCTCCTAACTTTATTGCCTCATATATTTTCTCAAATTCTATGTTTTTATTTAAAGACTTACTTAAGCATTTTTCTAAAGTTAATATAAATGTCATTAATTTCTCTGGATTATTATTTCCTATATTAAATACTCTATGAAGTTCTTTAATATTGGGACCTTTATCTATTAATTTTTCTATTCCTTCCACTATATCATCTACATATGTGAAATCCCTATAAAGATCATGCTCAAAATCACCATTATTATATATGTGAATTTCTTCATTATTAAAATATTTATCAGTGAATCCAAAATAAGCCATATCAGGTCTTCCCATTGGACCATACACTGTAAAGAATCTAAGTCCTGTTGCTGGTATTTTATATAAATGACTATAAGTACTTGCCATTAATTCATTTGACTTTTTAGTAGCTGCATATAATGATACTGGACTATCCACATTATCACTTTCTTCAAATGGCACTTTCTTATTATTTCCATATACAGAACTTGATGAGGCGTAAACTAAATGCTCAACTGAATAATATCTACAAGCCTCTAATATATTAAAGAATCCTTCTATATTACTTTTTATATATGCATCAGGATTTTCTATTGAATATCTTACTCCCGCTTGAGCTGCAAGATTTACAACTATATTTGGTTTTTCATTTTTAAATATTTCTAATATTTCTTCTTTATTTGAAATATCTTCCTTTATAAATTTAAAATTTTCAAATTTATTTAAAATACCCAGTCTTGTATGTTTTAGGTTAATATCATAGTAATCATTGATATTATCTATTCCAATTACTAATTTTCCTTTTTCTAATAATTTTTTAGATAAATAATATCCTATAAAGCCAGCTGCCCCTGTTATTAAATATTTTTTATTCATATAATTAAACTACACCTCTATTCTTTTATTTATATAGCCTTTAGTAGCTTCTATATTTTCTTTTATTATGCAAGGATTACCAATAACTATTGAATCATTTGGAACATCTTTATTACAATATGTGTTTGGAGCTATTAGTACATTATTTCCTATTTTTATTTTTCCAACTATTGTTGAATTTACTCCTATCCAAACATCATTTCCTATTATAGGAGCTCCCTTCCTTCCCCCTCTATTTTCTTTTCCTATTGTAACTCCTTTATGAATATTAATATTCGAACCTAAAATAGTTTCAGGATTAATTGTTATATTATAAGGATGTCCCATATAAAATCCGGGACCTATAACAACTG from Fusobacterium sp. JB019 harbors:
- a CDS encoding serine acetyltransferase, with product MKDNFNYDFYRYYKRDYINKDFLLLLTHHDLLFIYLFRKSKITKNKLMKIIIKFLLRKIRLRYGIEIDKSVVIGPGFYMGHPYNITINPETILGSNINIHKGVTIGKENRGGRKGAPIIGNDVWIGVNSTIVGKIKIGNNVLIAPNTYCNKDVPNDSIVIGNPCIIKENIEATKGYINKRIEV
- a CDS encoding glycosyltransferase family 1 protein encodes the protein MNKPIRILQVLATLNIGGAETLVMNIYRNIDRSKIQFDFMIHTNEKCDYEDEVLALGGRIYRVSRYKGKNHFIYKKEWNNFFKNHKEHKIIHGHIRSIAAIYLKIAKKYGRITIAHSHSTASRGNSLEQIAKNIMQLPIRYIGDYFFACSNEAGKWLFGKKILNNKNYKLIKNGIEVEKYIFNEKKRKKIRKALKLNGKFVIGHVGTFTYPKNHKFLIEIFNEVYKINPNSILLIVGEGSLEKQIKEQIKKLKLESKVIFAGSVLNVGDYLQGMDSFLFPSIFEGMPMSLIEAQASGLNCIVSDSITKESKILNSVKYISLKESSKYWARKILETSYENGRRNTSKEITNNGYNIKSIVKDLEDVYYLMQRR
- a CDS encoding GDP-mannose 4,6-dehydratase — encoded protein: MNKKYLITGAAGFIGYYLSKKLLEKGKLVIGIDNINDYYDINLKHTRLGILNKFENFKFIKEDISNKEEILEIFKNEKPNIVVNLAAQAGVRYSIENPDAYIKSNIEGFFNILEACRYYSVEHLVYASSSSVYGNNKKVPFEESDNVDSPVSLYAATKKSNELMASTYSHLYKIPATGLRFFTVYGPMGRPDMAYFGFTDKYFNNEEIHIYNNGDFEHDLYRDFTYVDDIVEGIEKLIDKGPNIKELHRVFNIGNNNPEKLMTFILTLEKCLSKSLNKNIEFEKIYEAIKLGDVPKTYASTDKLQNEIGFKPKTSIEEGLQKFTDWYVMYYRK